The DNA segment CGCATTTGTACCTCCCGGACTGGGGATCCAATACGGGTATCCTGAAAAGTACGTATGGAACCTTTGAGAGTTTCAAGAAAACCTGGAGGAAAGCATCAATTACTCCGATTAAACCGGCTCAGCCAGTCGTGGAACCCCCCTGGAAAGCGACAGGAACTGCGACCTGTGGCGGAGATGGGGTCAGAGTGCGTATGATTCCGAATGGCAATGTGATCTTACAGTTAAACAAGGGTCAGCGATTTGAGGTCAATGGAGAAACGTCTGGAAAATGGGTAAAAATTAAGGCGCAGAACACGATCGGATGGATGCACAGCAATTACGTAAAATACGACAAACTTATCCTTAAAGAGGACGGCAAGTGGGGTGCAGATACGACCAGACGAGCACAGCAGATCTTTGGTTTGCCACAGGACGGCGTTATCAGTAACCAATTAAACTTCTATAAATCCATATGTCCCGGGATTTTATCCGCACAGTGGAGTAATGCAAAAAAGGGCGGATCACAGCTTGTACGTGCAATGCAGGCATGGTTAGGTATACCACAGGACGGATACATCGGACCGGTATTTATAAAGGCTTTGCAAGGAAAAATGGGCAAGCGTCAAGATGGCGTATTGTCCAATCCGAGTCAATGCATTACTGCTTTTCAGCATTGGTGCAATCAGCAGTCTTAATAAATG comes from the Blautia liquoris genome and includes:
- a CDS encoding M15 family metallopeptidase → MGRNLTELHPRLQEKVAQLQILCAKENLLLGIGECFRTAAEQNELYAQGRTKAGAIITNAPGSSYSSQHQWGIAFDFFKNVRGHEYDDNAFFTRVSQLGRTIGLAWGGDWHSIVDKPHLYLPDWGSNTGILKSTYGTFESFKKTWRKASITPIKPAQPVVEPPWKATGTATCGGDGVRVRMIPNGNVILQLNKGQRFEVNGETSGKWVKIKAQNTIGWMHSNYVKYDKLILKEDGKWGADTTRRAQQIFGLPQDGVISNQLNFYKSICPGILSAQWSNAKKGGSQLVRAMQAWLGIPQDGYIGPVFIKALQGKMGKRQDGVLSNPSQCITAFQHWCNQQS